ATCCATAGTGGACTTGTCCTCTATCCTGACTATCTTGTCTTTGGCCTTGAGACCGGCCTTATCGCCGGGGGTGTCCTCTATGGGCGCGATTATGGTAAGCGCGCGGTCCCTTATCCCTATTTCGATGCCTATGCCGCCGAAAGAGCCCTTGGTGTCTACCTGCATCTCCTTGTAGTCCGCCGCGGTCATGAAAGAGGAGTGGGGGTCGAGCCCGCGCAGCATCCCCCTGATGGCGCCGTAGACGAGGTCTTCGACCTTCACCTCCTCGGTGTAACTCTCCTCGACGATACTCACCACGTCGGCGAATATCCTCAGTTTCTCGTACTCCTCGCTGGCAACGGCTGCGACCTTTCCGGACATCGTCACCAGGGACAACGCCAGGGCCAGGGTAACAACAAGGCCGATAAGAACTCCAGGACCGGTCAATCTCTTATGCATTTCTTGCGTACCTCCCCTATAGTGTACTTTTGTCAATACGACATTATATCATTTCTTTGCCATCCATGCCATAGGGTCTCTCGGGACCCCTTTCTGCCGTATTTCGAAGTAGAGTCCGGCGGCCTCGTGCGTCCCGGACTCGCCCACCAGCCCGACCACCTCGCCGGTCTCCACCGTATCCCCGCGCTCCTTCAGCATCTTATGGAGGTGCGCGAAGAGCGTGTAGAAGGCACCCCCGTGGTCCAGTATCATCACCTGGCCGTACCCCTTGAGCCAGCCCACGTACGCTACCTTACCCGTATAGACGCTCCTGACCTCGGAGGCAAAGGGCGCCTCTATGACGATGCCGTTATTGAAGGTGACGGTCTTGAACCTGGGGTGCTTTACCTTGCCGTAAAAAGAGACTACCTTCCCGCCGACGGGCATGTCGAGCCTGCCCTTCATGGAGGCGAACTTGCCGGTGACGCCCCCGAAACCCTCATCCGTCTTCAATCCCTCTATAAGCTCGCCGAGCTTCTTCTGGGCGGCTTCGAGCTCCGCCATGAGTTCGAGGTGCCCCTCTTTCTTACGCTTTATATCGCGCAGCAACCTCTTTTTCTTCTTGCGTGTGCGCTCGGCCTCGCCTTTTTTAATACTCGCCGTCTTCATCTTCGAGGAGAGATCTTCCCGCAGTTCCCCGAGACGCTCCTTTTCTCCCTCAAGGCGCCTCAGGTTCTCCGCGCTCTTCTCCAGCAGCGCCGAGTCCGACTCCATGATCATGGTCAGGTACTTGTGCCTCGCCCCCATCCCCCGGGAGGAGCCGGACGCGAAGAGCACCCCGAGGGCGCCTCCCTTGCGCATCTTGTACATGGCCCGGAGCCTCAGGGTAAGCCGCTCCGAAAGCTCCTCCCTCTCGCGCGTAAGCTCCGCTATGTTCTCGTCCGTCTCGGCTATATTCCCCTTGGCCTTCTTTAAAGAGGCGTTTACCCTCCTGAGCGCCCCCTTTTTCTTTACAAGGTCCCTGTTTATGACCTCCATCTCCCCGAGGATGCTC
This window of the Thermodesulfobacteriota bacterium genome carries:
- a CDS encoding peptidoglycan DD-metalloendopeptidase family protein, whose amino-acid sequence is MRRLPVFYLAVICLFPLLPLLPAAAYAESERELVREEKNLEDINKKLRETESSVKEMARKEKSILGEMEVINRDLVKKKGALRRVNASLKKAKGNIAETDENIAELTREREELSERLTLRLRAMYKMRKGGALGVLFASGSSRGMGARHKYLTMIMESDSALLEKSAENLRRLEGEKERLGELREDLSSKMKTASIKKGEAERTRKKKKRLLRDIKRKKEGHLELMAELEAAQKKLGELIEGLKTDEGFGGVTGKFASMKGRLDMPVGGKVVSFYGKVKHPRFKTVTFNNGIVIEAPFASEVRSVYTGKVAYVGWLKGYGQVMILDHGGAFYTLFAHLHKMLKERGDTVETGEVVGLVGESGTHEAAGLYFEIRQKGVPRDPMAWMAKK